In Candidatus Hydrogenedentota bacterium, the genomic stretch ATTCAGCAGTCTCGTGCCCGGCAAAGACAACTCGGATGGTCTGTTTGTAATCCTGACTTTTTCGGGCGGTGGAACGCGCGCCGCTTCGCTGGCCTATGGCGTATTGGAAAAGTTGCGCGCGACTGAAATTGTGTGGGATGGGGAGAAGCGCAGGCTTCTCGATGAAGTCGACGTAATTTCGTCCGTTTCGGGGGGGAGTCTGCCCGCAGCGTACTTTGCTCTGTTCGGAGAACGGACTTTCGCGGATTTTCCGGACAAGGTTTTGTACCGCGACATTCAATCGAACCTGCTTTCGCAAGGGTTGAAATGGCGCAACTACATCAAGCTGGCGTCTCCGTTCTATGGCCGCACCGACCTTATGGCTGACACGTTCACGCGTGAGATTTTCGAGCGGCGGACCTTTGCGGATCTGTTGGATAGGAGGACGCGCCCGTTTGTCCTCATCAACTCCACGGATATGGCGTTGGGAAGCCGGTTCGAGTTTACCCAGCGTCAGTTCGACCTCTTGAACTCCAATTTGGACACGTATCCCATTGGTCATGCTGTGGCAGCTTCAGCGGCGTTTCCCGGCTTGTTGACGCCAATGACGTTGCGCAATTTCGATAAAGGCAACGGATATCAAATGCCTGCATGGTTGGAAACGACCCTGGCGACCAGCGATTTCTACAGCCCGCAGTATTCCGCGGCGTTGGAAATGCAAAGCTATCTGAAGTCAGACAAGCCGTATGTGCATCTTTCCGATGGAGGAGTATCGGACAATCTTGGTGTTCTGCCGGTGATTCAGTTCATGGATGGCGTCAT encodes the following:
- a CDS encoding patatin-like phospholipase family protein; protein product: MTRFVQVGFGVCLALLVGACATAPVENERLHRVPGSGGYRFSSLVPGKDNSDGLFVILTFSGGGTRAASLAYGVLEKLRATEIVWDGEKRRLLDEVDVISSVSGGSLPAAYFALFGERTFADFPDKVLYRDIQSNLLSQGLKWRNYIKLASPFYGRTDLMADTFTREIFERRTFADLLDRRTRPFVLINSTDMALGSRFEFTQRQFDLLNSNLDTYPIGHAVAASAAFPGLLTPMTLRNFDKGNGYQMPAWLETTLATSDFYSPQYSAALEMQSYLKSDKPYVHLSDGGVSDNLGVLPVIQFMDGVMPEDSLRSAVESGEIKKVVIITVDAKRAGRVTWDKDRDVVGLLNVLNVVSSAPLSNYSEAEIAFLRSYVRNLNTLREVRGKTVALAGKDAVDENVPELRVPDCQYFFIEVGFNRMRDDAERSYLNEIPTSFNLQKEQVDRLRAAAGRILDDDPEFQTLLRGLK